One segment of Triticum aestivum cultivar Chinese Spring chromosome 2A, IWGSC CS RefSeq v2.1, whole genome shotgun sequence DNA contains the following:
- the LOC123187958 gene encoding uncharacterized protein — protein sequence MAAARQLHGLLRLPPPRPLRPVFVPPTPCRARPPLASLRIPHPPSPLPKKRLSSAPEAKGETAAALLGEGEEGNGATEDEAREAQEGAGGYAESVGAGDPAGPPAHHLAARAGLGDPVFFLLTFVAVTTSVAFISMVAVAIPTMLAMRRAANSFALLADAALDELPSTMTAVRLSGMEISDFTLELSDLSQVIADGVNKSTNIVQAVEDGIGQMRNIARQKTK from the exons ATGGCGGCAGCGCGCCAGCTCCacggcctcctccgcctgccgcctCCCCGCCCCCTCCGCCCCGTCTTCGTGCCACCAACTCCCTGCCGCGCAcgccctcccctcgcctccctgcgTATTCCACACCCACCATCTCCTCTCCCCAAGAAACGCCTCTCCAGCGCTCCCGAAGCcaaaggcgagacggcggcggcgttattgggggagggggaggaggggaatgGAGCGACGGAGGATGAGGCGCGGGAGGCGCAAGAAGGGGCGGGGGGATACGCGGAGAGCGTTGGCGCCGGGGACCCCGCGGGCCCTCCGGCCCATCACCTTGCGGCCCGCGCTGGTCTTGGGGACCCGGTGTTCTTCCTCCTGACCTTCGTCGCCGTCACG ACATCCGTTGCCTTCATCAGCATGGTAGCGGTGGCGATTCCTACGATGCTC GCTATGAGGAGAGCTGCAAATTCATTTGCTCTGCTGGCTGATGCAGCTCTGGATGAGTTACCGAGCACGATGACAGCTGTAAGACTCTCTGGCATGGAAATCAGTGATTTCACCCTTGAACTTAGTGACTTGAG CCAAGTGATAGCAGACGGTGTGAACAAGTCAACGAATATTGTTCAAGCAGTAGAAGATGGAATAGGACAAATGAGGAATATAGCTCGGCAGAAGACTAAAT AG
- the LOC123187959 gene encoding pentatricopeptide repeat-containing protein At1g63130, mitochondrial, protein MQPFLPRRIREIRCFMRSIVDYCGSAGPELFELAPMLVSNLGGSVTLLQVHATVIRVFVELSMFEDALLTYIEAKKVGVELQLCNFLLKCLVERNQIMSARSLFDDMNTSGPSPNVYSYSVLMSAYTHGDRLCLEEAFELLCEMEMKGVKPNAVTYGTYLYGLCRTRHVSSAWNFLQMLCQRGYPRNSYCYNAVIHGFCHEEQVQKAMEVFDGMKKGGFIPDAHSYSILVDGLCKQGDLLAGYDVLVEMVRNGIAPTLVSYTSLLHGLCRAGKVELAFDLFRRLKEQGVKHDHIVYSIFLDGCCQHFDLEVVYDLWKNMVHHNFIPDAYNYTSLIYAFCRHSYLKEALGVFELMFEKGISPNIVTCTILVDSFSKEGMIDEALLFLDKVRQLGIVPNLCMYRVIINGLCKVNKCDDVWAFFADMIKRGCVPDTYI, encoded by the coding sequence ATGCAACCCTTCTTGCCGCGAAGAATCAGAGAGATCCGGTGCTTCATGCGGAGCATTGTTGATTACTGTGGAAGTGCCGGCCCAGAGTTGTTTGAGTTGGCACCTATGTTGGTCAGTAATTTGGGTGGGTCAGTGACATTACTACAAGTTCATGCTACAGTCATTCGGGTTTTTGTAGAGTTGTCAATGTTTGAGGATGCTCTTCTCACTTACATTGAGGCCAAGAAGGTTGGAGTTGAGCTGCAGTTGTGCAACTTCCTGCTGAAGTGTTTAGTGGAGAGGAATCAAATCATGTCTGCGAGGAGTTTGTTTGATGACATGAATACTTCTGGTCCGTCACCAAATGTGTACTCTTATTCAGTTTTGATGAGTGCTTATACACATGGAGATAGGCTATGCTTGGAGGAAGCTTTTGAGCTTCTATGTGAAATGGAAATGAAAGGCGTGAAACCGAATGCGGTAACCTATGGCACTTACCTCTATGGGCTTTGCCGTACCAGACATGTGTCATCTGCATGGAACTTTCTTCAAATGCTTTGTCAGAGAGGCTACCCTCGCAACAGTTATTGTTACAATGCTGTGATTCATGGTTTCTGTCATGAGGAACAGGTTCAGAAAGCCATGGAGGTGTTTGATGGGATGAAGAAGGGTGGGTTTATCCCAGATGCCCATAGCTATAGTATATTAGTTGATGGGTTATGTAAGCAAGGGGATCTATTGGCAGGCTATGACGTGCTTGTCGAAATGGTAAGAAATGGGATTGCTCCTACTCTGGTCAGTTATACTTCACTTTTGCATGGTCTTTGCAGAGCTGGAAAGGTTGAATTGGCATTTGACCTGTTTAGGAGGCTCAAAGAACAAGGTgtcaagcatgaccacatagtttACAGCATTTTTCTTGATGGTTGTTGCCAACATTTTGATCTAGAGGTTGTGtatgatctttggaagaacatgGTTCATCATAATTTTATTCCAGATGCTTACAACTATACTAGTCTGATATATGCATTCTGTAGACATAGTTACCTCAAAGAAGCATTGGGAGTATTCGAACTCATGTTTGAGAAGGGAATAAGCCCGAACATTGTGACATGCACCATTCTAGTTGACAGTTTCAGCAAAGAAGGGATGATCGATGAAGCCCTCCTATTCCTGGACAAAGTACGCCAGCTTGGAATTGTTCCCAACCTTTGTATGTACAGAGTTATCATAAATGGTCTGTGCAAGGTCAACAAATGCGATGATGTGTGGGCCTTTTTCGCAGACATGATAAAAAGAGGCTGCGTTCCAGATACTTACATTTAA
- the LOC123187961 gene encoding SPX domain-containing protein 6, with product MKFGKWLKRQIEQSLPAWKDEFLSYNELKPVIGAVSPAEFVARLDVEIEKINAFFIEQEEFFIITHRELQGAIRSALERKPAVPASAHEAEIAAIRREIVNFHGEMVLLLNYSSVNYIGLAKILKKYDKRTGAGIRLAVIETVLVQPFFTAEAVSLMVRECEAMMEAVFPTAPGEGQAAARRDREALVAAEQRIFRNTVSALLAMQDVRSGSSTRGRHSLPPLNLPDSDWLRSF from the exons ATGAAATTCGGAAAGTGGCTCAAGCGGCAGATCGAGCAGAGCCTCCCGGCGTGGAAGGACGAGTTCCTGAGCTACAACGAGCTCAAGCCCGTCATCGGCGCCGTCTCGCCGGCCGAGTTCGTCGCCCGCCTCGACGTTGAGATCGAGAAGATCAACGCCTTCTTCATCGAGCAGGAGGAGTTCTTCATCATCACACACCGG GAGTTGCAGGGGGCGATCAGGAGCGCGCTGGAGAGGAAGCCGGCGGTGCCGGCGTCGGCGCACGAGGCGGAGATCGCGGCGATCCGGAGGGAGATCGTCAACTTCCACGGCGAGATGGTGCTGCTGCTCAACTACAGCAGCGTCAACTACATCGGCCTGGCCAAGATCCTCAAGAAGTACGACAAGCGCACGGGCGCCGGGATCCGGCTCGCCGTGATCGAGACCGTGCTGGTGCAGCCCTTCTTCACGGCGGAGGCGGTGTCCCTGATGGTgagggagtgcgaggccatgatgGAGGCGGTGTTCCCCACGGCGCCCGGCGaggggcaggcggcggcgcggcgggaccgcGAGGCCCTGGTCGCCGCGGAGCAGAGGATCTTCCGCAACACCGTGTCGGCGCTCCTGGCCATGCAGGACGTGCGCAGCGGCAGCTCCACGCGCGGCCGCCACTCGCTGCCGCCGCTCAACCTGCCGGACTCGGACTGGCTCCGCTCCTTCTAG